Proteins from a single region of Bombus pascuorum chromosome 5, iyBomPasc1.1, whole genome shotgun sequence:
- the LOC132906899 gene encoding actin-related protein 2/3 complex subunit 4, translated as MSGTLKPYLAAVRRTLTAAMCLENFSSQIVEKHNKPEVEVRASKELLLTPILISRNDKEKVLIESSINSMRISIAVKQADDLEKLLCHNFTRFMTMRAEHFIILRRKPIEGYDISFLITNIHVEQMYKHKIVDFVIYFMEEIDREISEMKLSMNARARICAEEFLKRF; from the exons ATG TCAGGAACGCTAAAACCTTACCTGGCAGCAGTGAGGAGAACACTTACTGCTGCTATGTGTTTAGAGAACTTCTCTTCTCAAATAGTTGAGAAACATAATAAACCTGAAGTCGAAGTGCGAGCTAGTAAAGAACTTCTTCTGACACCGATATTAATAAGCAGAAATGACAAGGAGAAAGTATTGATCGAATCAAGTATAAACAGTATGAGAATAAGCATCGCTGTAAAACAGGCTGATGATCTAGAAAAGCTATTATGTCATAACTTCACAAGATTTATGACAATGAGGGCAGAACACTTTATTATCCTCAGGAGAAAGCCAATAGag gGTTATGAtattagttttttaattacaaacatCCATGTAGAGCAAATGTACAAACACAAGATCGTAGACTTTGTGATTTATTTCATGGAGGAAATTGACAGAGAGATCAGTGAGATGAAATTGTCCATGAATGCAAGAGCTCGCATTTGTGCAGAAGAATTTCTAAAAAGG TTTTAA